One genomic region from Metallosphaera tengchongensis encodes:
- a CDS encoding GntR family transcriptional regulator gives MFNTLSEVAYEEILKRILRGEYGQGQSLTEDKLCKDLSMSRTPVREALKILESEGIVKKNNRSFTVIYITSDEVDKLYEVRIPLESTASKLAAIRATSEDIQEMEAILKLVEEETYKDSPDPVKLADLNGQFHDKVAKSSSNPFLYSYLREIRLKLRIVRLTLFTSFDRRMEELKEHREIFNAIKNRDPEGASEIMNLHERNVLDYLRSKVVPILLSPSASASSPLTKEKE, from the coding sequence ATGTTCAATACTTTAAGCGAAGTAGCGTATGAAGAAATCCTCAAGAGGATACTACGGGGAGAATATGGACAAGGACAGTCCCTTACTGAGGATAAATTGTGCAAGGATCTAAGCATGAGTAGAACCCCTGTGAGGGAAGCGTTAAAGATACTGGAGTCCGAGGGAATAGTAAAAAAGAACAACAGGTCCTTTACAGTTATTTACATAACTTCAGACGAGGTCGATAAGCTATATGAGGTTAGGATACCTCTAGAGTCTACAGCAAGTAAACTAGCAGCCATAAGGGCTACAAGCGAGGATATTCAGGAAATGGAGGCGATTCTCAAGCTAGTTGAAGAGGAAACTTACAAGGACAGTCCAGATCCGGTTAAACTCGCCGATTTAAACGGACAATTCCACGATAAGGTTGCAAAGTCAAGTTCGAACCCCTTCTTATACTCTTACCTGAGAGAGATCAGATTAAAGTTAAGAATTGTAAGGTTAACGTTATTCACTAGTTTTGACAGGAGGATGGAGGAGTTGAAAGAGCACAGGGAAATATTTAACGCAATAAAGAATAGGGATCCAGAGGGGGCTTCAGAGATAATGAACCTACACGAAAGGAACGTCCTTGATTACTTAAGGTCTAAGGTGGTTCCCATTTTGTTGTCCCCTTCAGCATCAGCTAGTAGCCCATTAACGAAGGAAAAGGAATGA
- a CDS encoding mandelate racemase/muconate lactonizing enzyme family protein: MEISIFPLSIPFSITNSDFSDSWSVQLYVKVKMGETVGWGETGVFGSGILNAYSSVLNDLILPFLENREAESPSEVETDLEKIMFTAGNCGVVTGAISSVEMALWDIKAKELRTSLSNLVGGKVRERVPAYGSFPRYSSMKNLMDAVLYATRKGFDQIKLHQSPSTVEESLKEIREKIGFDLKIALDINAPFDLKKAKEFSDYVSRYEIEWIEEPIWPPDDYDSLSKLCEYSSVPIAAGENEYSINGFKRLLQTGISYLQPDIAKIGGVSKFLKVIDLASSFNVSVAPHDRPDSSLLSLAYTLQIASARPEINTIEYTISNFPKDLYTHVPPLEKGEVAVPSGVGVGVDIIEESLKNYTYTNKIRILPFSDLETKMIKRGKI, translated from the coding sequence ATGGAAATTTCCATTTTTCCTCTTTCTATTCCATTTTCTATAACCAATTCAGATTTCTCCGATTCATGGTCAGTCCAACTTTACGTGAAGGTTAAGATGGGAGAGACTGTCGGATGGGGAGAGACAGGCGTATTCGGAAGTGGAATTTTAAATGCATACTCATCGGTCCTGAACGATTTAATATTACCATTCCTCGAGAATCGTGAAGCAGAATCACCCTCTGAAGTAGAAACTGACCTAGAAAAGATAATGTTCACCGCTGGGAACTGCGGTGTCGTAACAGGAGCCATAAGCTCAGTTGAGATGGCATTATGGGATATAAAGGCCAAGGAGCTAAGAACCTCCCTATCCAACCTGGTGGGAGGTAAAGTCAGGGAAAGAGTCCCTGCGTATGGCAGTTTTCCAAGGTACAGTTCCATGAAAAATCTAATGGATGCTGTACTTTACGCCACGAGGAAGGGGTTCGATCAGATCAAGTTACACCAGTCCCCTTCAACTGTTGAGGAAAGCCTAAAGGAAATAAGGGAGAAGATAGGATTCGACCTTAAGATTGCGCTAGATATTAACGCTCCCTTCGATCTCAAAAAGGCTAAGGAATTTTCTGATTATGTCAGTAGATATGAAATTGAATGGATTGAGGAACCCATTTGGCCTCCCGATGACTATGACTCCCTCAGTAAGCTATGCGAATACTCCTCAGTTCCCATAGCTGCTGGAGAGAACGAGTACTCCATTAACGGTTTCAAGAGGTTACTCCAAACTGGAATTTCTTACCTCCAGCCTGACATTGCTAAAATAGGAGGAGTAAGCAAGTTCCTGAAAGTTATTGACCTAGCTTCAAGCTTCAACGTTAGTGTTGCCCCACATGACAGACCAGACTCTTCTCTTCTGTCCCTAGCCTACACCCTTCAGATAGCCTCAGCGAGACCGGAGATAAACACAATAGAGTATACCATCTCTAATTTTCCTAAGGATCTCTACACACATGTTCCTCCTCTCGAGAAGGGCGAAGTAGCGGTGCCCAGTGGAGTAGGCGTAGGGGTAGATATAATCGAGGAATCACTGAAAAATTATACATACACAAACAAAATAAGAATCCTACCTTTCTCTGATCTCGAGACTAAAATGATTAAAAGGGGGAAAATTTAA
- a CDS encoding UxaA family hydrolase: MARGLIHSDQDNVCVATTDIKKGEEVLCAYLEGNSHLIVKSVDDIPLGHKIAVKDVRQGEKVIKYGRPIGVATQSISKGQHVHVHNLKSMRWGK; this comes from the coding sequence ATGGCGAGAGGTCTTATTCATTCGGATCAGGATAACGTCTGCGTAGCCACAACAGACATAAAGAAAGGGGAGGAAGTCCTATGTGCGTATTTGGAAGGTAATTCGCACTTAATAGTGAAAAGCGTGGACGATATCCCGCTAGGACATAAAATTGCGGTAAAGGATGTAAGGCAAGGAGAAAAGGTGATCAAATACGGACGTCCCATTGGGGTTGCCACGCAAAGTATCTCCAAAGGTCAACACGTCCACGTTCACAATCTTAAGTCCATGAGGTGGGGTAAATGA
- a CDS encoding succinate dehydrogenase: MKESSIRLMVYVTGIGIFALVVVHLLSLSSGGLENNVAYGTVIKELSPSPYSVSLLILLGLVLVHSSLGIRRFLRDVGSKKTSVLLTQIFVGIIFLLVLVIGVMTIR, from the coding sequence ATGAAGGAGTCGTCCATCAGGCTAATGGTATACGTAACCGGGATTGGTATTTTCGCTCTAGTCGTGGTTCACTTGCTCTCGCTATCCTCGGGGGGACTTGAAAATAACGTAGCTTACGGGACGGTTATTAAGGAGCTTTCACCCTCTCCCTACTCAGTTTCTCTTTTGATCCTCCTAGGCTTAGTATTAGTTCACTCAAGTTTAGGAATACGAAGATTCCTTAGGGACGTTGGAAGTAAAAAAACGTCAGTACTCCTTACTCAGATTTTTGTGGGAATAATTTTCCTTCTCGTTTTGGTTATAGGTGTCATGACAATAAGGTGA
- a CDS encoding succinate dehydrogenase/fumarate reductase iron-sulfur subunit: MRRLKVHDGKGVRSYEVNESEIDDYTTVLELLLKIREEKDPSLVLRYSCRMALCGSCGMIVNGRPRLACLTKVKGLPNEIEVEPLRNLRTIRGLVPDLGDFFKKYKSVKPYLISDSEQETPTKPYRQKDEEVKKYLQFNYCIQCALCYSACPIVATNKEFPGPAAINVAYRYSADSRDINKERLASLDTVDGVWSCRVAGSCSAVCPKGVDPSLSIQLVKSLLIRGGKK, from the coding sequence ATGAGAAGACTTAAAGTTCACGACGGGAAAGGGGTAAGAAGTTACGAGGTAAATGAAAGTGAAATAGACGATTACACAACGGTCTTAGAGCTTCTCCTCAAAATCAGAGAAGAAAAAGACCCGTCACTAGTTTTGAGGTACTCGTGCAGGATGGCTCTTTGCGGCTCTTGTGGTATGATAGTGAATGGGAGGCCTAGGTTAGCCTGTCTCACTAAGGTGAAAGGTCTTCCTAACGAGATAGAGGTCGAACCCTTGAGAAATCTCAGGACAATTAGGGGTTTAGTGCCAGATCTTGGGGATTTCTTCAAGAAATACAAGTCAGTTAAACCTTACCTTATTTCGGATTCTGAGCAGGAAACTCCAACTAAACCATATAGGCAAAAGGATGAAGAGGTGAAGAAGTACCTACAGTTCAATTACTGTATACAATGTGCTCTCTGCTACTCCGCTTGTCCCATCGTAGCAACGAATAAGGAGTTTCCAGGTCCTGCAGCAATTAACGTAGCGTACAGGTATAGTGCAGATTCAAGGGATATAAATAAGGAGAGGTTAGCCAGTTTAGATACCGTAGACGGAGTGTGGTCTTGCAGGGTCGCTGGGTCATGCTCAGCAGTATGTCCTAAGGGAGTAGATCCTTCCCTATCTATTCAGCTGGTAAAATCTCTTCTGATTCGTGGAGGGAAGAAGTAA
- a CDS encoding UxaA family hydrolase: MITINGYVRENGAVGVRNHVLVLPLDDLSNSAAVGVSKLVNGVISVPHPYGRLQFGRDLDLFFHVLAGSGANPNVAGAIVIGIEDNWANKVADEIAKTGKPVEVFPIEGYGDLKTIEKASRKAKEMVQEASEKRRTEVDISSITMSIKCGESDTTSGLASNPAVGVVVDKMVDLGATVMFGETSELTGAEDIVAEKMANQALRKKFLKIYKEYIDVIEREGVDLLGSQPTQGNIKGGLSTIEEKALGNIQKLGHRKVNCVLDYLDPLNKERGGTLCFVNTSSAAAEAVTLFAAKGSVLHLFTTGQGNIVGHPLIPVIKITANPKTAKLMSEHIDVDVSDLLDLKVSLEEAGERIYNYTLKVANGRLTAAEVLHHEEFSPIKLYISA; this comes from the coding sequence ATGATAACCATTAACGGTTACGTAAGGGAAAACGGGGCCGTTGGGGTCAGAAATCACGTGTTAGTTTTACCCTTGGACGATCTCTCCAATTCAGCTGCCGTTGGGGTATCAAAGCTAGTAAACGGGGTGATTTCAGTTCCCCATCCCTACGGGAGATTGCAATTTGGGAGAGATCTCGATCTATTTTTCCACGTCTTAGCTGGAAGTGGGGCAAACCCCAACGTTGCGGGGGCAATCGTAATTGGTATAGAGGACAATTGGGCCAACAAGGTAGCTGATGAGATAGCGAAGACAGGAAAGCCTGTGGAAGTCTTTCCCATAGAGGGATACGGAGATCTAAAAACAATTGAAAAAGCTTCAAGGAAAGCAAAGGAAATGGTGCAAGAGGCTAGCGAGAAGAGGAGGACTGAGGTTGATATATCGTCCATTACCATGAGCATAAAGTGCGGTGAGTCAGATACCACTTCAGGTCTCGCCTCTAACCCGGCTGTGGGAGTAGTCGTGGACAAGATGGTTGATCTGGGAGCTACAGTTATGTTCGGCGAGACGTCAGAACTTACCGGAGCAGAAGACATTGTTGCTGAAAAAATGGCGAATCAAGCATTAAGGAAGAAATTCCTTAAGATATACAAGGAGTACATAGACGTAATTGAAAGGGAGGGAGTTGACCTATTAGGGTCTCAACCAACCCAGGGAAACATAAAGGGAGGGCTTTCCACAATAGAGGAGAAAGCTCTGGGGAACATCCAGAAACTGGGTCACAGGAAGGTCAACTGCGTTCTGGATTACCTTGATCCCCTAAATAAGGAAAGGGGAGGTACTTTGTGTTTCGTCAACACATCATCTGCAGCTGCGGAAGCCGTGACGCTCTTCGCCGCAAAAGGTTCCGTCCTTCATCTCTTCACAACAGGCCAAGGAAACATAGTAGGTCATCCTCTGATTCCTGTGATCAAAATTACCGCAAATCCCAAAACGGCCAAGCTCATGAGTGAGCACATAGACGTTGACGTTTCCGACCTCCTTGACCTAAAGGTCTCCTTGGAGGAGGCTGGGGAGAGAATTTACAATTACACGCTGAAGGTAGCTAACGGCAGATTGACCGCAGCCGAAGTGCTCCACCACGAAGAGTTTTCACCAATTAAATTGTATATCAGTGCGTAA
- a CDS encoding MFS transporter, with protein sequence MSEMADKALSWDEVKERLFSNLDLSREKWFHYKMLLLVGGGVFVDAYNTVVLTPVLGQLRTSFHLTAFLLTAIGVAVVIGTGIGALISGYLVDKIGRKTMFILDLIFFVVIAGISAFSINGYMLFALRLLVGIGVGLDYPISSSYLSEFVPVKSRGKFMAYDILFYPLGALAAILVGYWLLSVAGPDAWKIALASAIIPALIIAVARLGSPESPRWLLEQNRVDEAIKVVEGIIERPLTDQEKTLIRSARPEKIRNTYYKELLTKFSKNSAFIAIYYTGYQIAFVAAGVLSSLFATSLKVPVETASALFWIENIIAILIIAYTIDRVGRKPMANIGWIGSILAFLALIFIPSTVGKVALLIIYSLLALFLNFQGGLHLDLSAELAPTRIRGTMEGWKQGVSRIIAATFSTAVFPLMSFHDSLYVMMAASIVALIATVIMMPETKGKSLEQLWK encoded by the coding sequence ATGAGTGAAATGGCAGATAAGGCACTTTCGTGGGATGAAGTAAAGGAAAGGCTCTTCAGTAACTTAGATCTATCTAGGGAGAAGTGGTTTCACTATAAGATGCTTCTCCTGGTAGGTGGAGGAGTTTTCGTGGATGCGTACAATACAGTGGTCCTTACCCCTGTGCTCGGTCAATTAAGGACCTCCTTCCATTTGACGGCGTTTCTATTAACTGCTATTGGAGTTGCAGTTGTCATAGGGACAGGTATAGGTGCGCTAATCTCCGGCTATCTCGTTGATAAAATTGGAAGGAAAACCATGTTCATACTCGATCTAATATTTTTCGTCGTTATAGCTGGAATATCCGCGTTCTCCATCAATGGGTACATGCTATTTGCCTTGAGGCTTCTGGTAGGAATAGGTGTCGGACTTGACTACCCCATATCTAGTTCTTACCTATCCGAATTCGTTCCTGTGAAATCAAGGGGCAAGTTCATGGCTTATGATATTCTTTTCTATCCACTAGGTGCGCTGGCTGCGATTTTGGTGGGCTACTGGCTCTTGAGTGTTGCTGGTCCAGATGCCTGGAAGATAGCCCTTGCTTCAGCTATAATTCCAGCTCTAATTATAGCAGTAGCTAGGTTAGGAAGCCCAGAGTCCCCAAGATGGTTATTGGAACAGAACAGGGTAGATGAAGCTATTAAAGTAGTCGAGGGGATAATTGAGAGACCTCTCACCGATCAGGAGAAAACCTTGATAAGATCTGCTAGGCCTGAGAAGATCAGAAACACATATTATAAGGAACTTCTTACCAAGTTTTCAAAGAATTCAGCCTTTATAGCAATTTACTATACAGGATATCAAATAGCCTTCGTGGCTGCGGGCGTCCTTAGCTCTCTCTTTGCCACGTCATTGAAGGTTCCTGTAGAAACTGCGTCAGCCCTATTCTGGATAGAGAATATCATTGCAATATTAATAATAGCCTATACCATTGACAGGGTAGGACGGAAACCCATGGCTAACATTGGATGGATAGGAAGCATCTTGGCTTTCCTGGCACTGATATTTATACCAAGCACAGTAGGAAAAGTAGCGTTACTGATAATCTATTCATTACTTGCACTATTTCTGAACTTTCAAGGAGGACTCCATCTGGATCTCTCAGCGGAGTTGGCACCAACTAGAATAAGAGGTACAATGGAGGGATGGAAGCAGGGAGTATCTAGGATAATAGCTGCTACGTTTTCGACTGCCGTATTCCCGCTGATGTCTTTTCACGATTCCCTCTATGTAATGATGGCAGCGTCAATAGTTGCGCTCATAGCCACGGTGATAATGATGCCTGAGACCAAAGGTAAGTCCTTGGAACAATTATGGAAGTAA
- a CDS encoding fumarate hydratase has translation MNVSSSFYEVVSSVSESLYYKALKVIPTDVVRKIKEAYEVEEEELGKKVLSTILRNIEVATKRNILVCQDTGTPVYLVEVGDIDISLVKLRKSVKDGVRNATLKYHLRPNMVHPISRVNTGDNTGQNSPVIHIELNEALEDKVKIVAIPKGSGSENMSSLAMLRPADGIAGVKKFVLETVANAGGKGCPPYIVGVGIGGDFESVTYLAKKAIIRPLGSRSKDLEASKLERELFEAVNMLGVGPMGLGGRFTALGVNVEVAETHISSLPVAVNIQCWRGERAEAEIESNGEVHYLE, from the coding sequence ATGAACGTAAGTTCAAGTTTTTATGAAGTGGTGTCTAGTGTTTCTGAGTCTCTTTACTACAAAGCCCTTAAGGTCATTCCCACTGATGTGGTGAGAAAGATAAAGGAGGCATATGAAGTCGAAGAGGAGGAGTTAGGGAAGAAAGTTCTATCCACTATACTAAGAAACATAGAGGTAGCAACCAAAAGGAACATCCTGGTTTGTCAGGATACAGGAACCCCGGTTTACCTCGTTGAAGTTGGGGATATAGACATCTCTCTCGTTAAGTTAAGAAAAAGCGTGAAAGATGGCGTTAGAAACGCCACTTTGAAGTATCACTTAAGGCCAAATATGGTTCATCCGATATCCAGGGTAAACACCGGTGACAATACAGGGCAAAATTCCCCTGTGATTCACATAGAACTCAACGAAGCTCTGGAAGACAAAGTAAAGATTGTGGCTATACCAAAAGGCTCCGGTTCAGAGAACATGAGTTCCCTGGCTATGCTGAGGCCTGCCGACGGAATTGCTGGAGTTAAAAAATTCGTTCTCGAAACAGTAGCAAATGCTGGAGGGAAGGGTTGTCCGCCATATATCGTTGGTGTGGGAATAGGGGGAGATTTTGAGAGTGTAACGTATCTAGCTAAGAAGGCTATTATTCGACCCCTAGGTTCTAGAAGCAAAGATCTTGAAGCTTCAAAATTGGAAAGGGAGCTTTTCGAAGCTGTTAACATGCTCGGTGTAGGGCCTATGGGTCTGGGTGGCCGTTTCACAGCTCTTGGCGTAAACGTTGAGGTGGCGGAGACGCATATAAGCAGCCTCCCGGTCGCCGTAAATATTCAATGCTGGCGTGGAGAGAGAGCCGAGGCTGAGATAGAGAGCAATGGTGAAGTGCATTACCTGGAGTGA
- a CDS encoding FumA C-terminus/TtdB family hydratase beta subunit, whose amino-acid sequence MEIHTPLKDEVVSTLELGDQVYFSGKIYIMRDATLRRIFEEGVSPPVDLRNQVIFFGAPSFAKEMDRYVILSVGVTTSQRMEKYIPSLLSKYGVKGIIGKGELGEKMNSHFQRNNAAYFLFVGGAAAIATSSIERVLNVWWEDLRGEALFEVEVKDLGPAFVAIDNDGENLPLNVKNKVLANLRALQGDQSES is encoded by the coding sequence ATGGAAATTCACACTCCTTTAAAAGATGAGGTAGTTAGCACGTTAGAATTGGGAGATCAAGTCTATTTTTCAGGTAAAATTTATATAATGAGAGACGCGACCTTAAGGAGGATATTTGAGGAGGGGGTCTCTCCACCAGTTGATCTAAGGAACCAAGTCATCTTCTTTGGAGCTCCGAGTTTCGCTAAGGAAATGGATAGGTACGTAATACTCTCAGTGGGCGTCACAACTTCGCAAAGAATGGAAAAATACATCCCTTCCCTTCTAAGTAAATATGGGGTAAAGGGTATCATAGGGAAAGGAGAACTGGGAGAGAAAATGAACTCTCACTTCCAGAGAAACAATGCAGCGTATTTCCTCTTCGTTGGTGGGGCAGCAGCCATTGCTACGTCGTCCATAGAGAGAGTACTCAATGTGTGGTGGGAGGACCTGCGAGGAGAGGCCCTATTTGAGGTTGAGGTCAAGGATCTGGGTCCTGCTTTCGTGGCCATCGACAATGATGGAGAGAACTTACCTCTTAACGTTAAGAATAAGGTTCTAGCCAACTTGAGGGCTTTACAGGGAGATCAAAGTGAAAGCTGA
- the sdhC gene encoding succinate dehydrogenase, cytochrome b556 subunit gives MGMREWFRVFGWNKERVLFLFHRITGWILTFFIVGHVIFVHEVVYGRGTWNSLLLLDSSILGKILLIIVTASLIFHGINGVRIMLIETGVLLTKPKEQEYPYTVWLTGKRHQIYVLAMGIIGIALTILAGLVILV, from the coding sequence ATGGGTATGAGGGAGTGGTTCAGGGTATTCGGATGGAACAAGGAAAGGGTACTTTTCCTTTTTCACAGGATAACCGGTTGGATACTGACTTTCTTCATAGTCGGTCATGTTATTTTCGTTCACGAGGTAGTTTATGGTAGAGGAACTTGGAACTCTCTCTTGTTGTTGGATTCGAGCATCTTAGGGAAAATATTATTAATAATCGTCACAGCCTCGCTTATCTTCCATGGTATAAACGGTGTGAGAATTATGTTGATAGAAACCGGAGTACTTCTCACTAAACCGAAGGAGCAGGAGTACCCATACACCGTGTGGTTAACGGGAAAGAGGCATCAGATTTACGTGTTGGCAATGGGAATTATTGGAATAGCGCTCACTATCCTTGCGGGTTTGGTGATATTAGTATGA
- a CDS encoding FAD-binding protein → MKAEVVNTDLVVLGSGLAGLRAAIEFDKLSRGKYEVAVISKVQVMRSHSVAPEGGAAAVMREGDSFEQHAYDTVKGSDFLADQDAVQQFVMDAPGEIIQLEHWGMPWARDQEGNLLARSFGAHEVPRTYFAYDRTGFFLMKTLYDRALKGDNIRFYHEFFATAILANEGRFNGLLTMERATGNFVYFKAKALIVATGGVGRIYKYVTYSHTVTGDGLAMAYRAGIPLKDMEFIQWLPTTMIPYGIPATEALRGHGALLLNSDGERFMKKYAPRKMELAARDIVTRAIFTEISEGKGVEGPRGVKAVLLDTRPVGEERLKSIYKTFRENSIQFLGKDPLEEPIPVLPAAHYSMGGIHVMGTELSTTLKGVFAAGEVANVSLHGANRLGSNSLPACLVTGKWAGKSAFNYVMALDGELMDKPVEDIDKYVESSFNVVKKERGAVTPYEIRNKLQDVMEEKVGVFRNERDLMEAIKTIRDLKEASRDMYVRDRAFEYNLEWVHAHEVLNLLDLAEVIATSALYRKESRGAHFRQDFPSRDDGNFLKHSLASYTRDGPLVSYVPVTVTKWKPTERVY, encoded by the coding sequence GTGAAAGCTGAAGTTGTCAACACTGACCTTGTTGTTCTAGGGAGCGGCTTAGCTGGGCTTAGGGCTGCCATAGAATTCGATAAATTGTCGAGAGGAAAATATGAGGTCGCCGTGATCTCTAAAGTCCAAGTGATGAGATCCCACTCTGTGGCACCAGAGGGAGGTGCCGCTGCCGTGATGAGAGAGGGGGACTCGTTTGAGCAGCACGCTTATGACACTGTTAAGGGGTCCGACTTCTTAGCAGATCAAGACGCAGTACAGCAGTTCGTCATGGACGCCCCAGGCGAAATCATTCAACTAGAACATTGGGGAATGCCATGGGCGAGAGATCAGGAAGGGAACCTCCTAGCTAGGTCCTTTGGAGCCCATGAGGTGCCTAGAACGTATTTCGCTTACGATAGAACTGGATTTTTCCTCATGAAAACACTATATGACAGGGCCTTGAAGGGGGATAACATAAGGTTTTATCATGAATTCTTCGCTACAGCCATACTAGCTAACGAAGGTAGGTTCAATGGTCTTCTGACCATGGAGAGGGCTACGGGGAATTTCGTATATTTCAAGGCTAAGGCTCTCATTGTTGCTACTGGTGGCGTTGGGAGAATATACAAATACGTGACATACTCCCACACGGTGACTGGGGACGGACTAGCCATGGCCTACAGGGCAGGAATACCTTTGAAAGACATGGAGTTCATACAATGGTTACCAACCACCATGATTCCTTATGGAATACCAGCTACTGAAGCTTTACGTGGGCATGGGGCTCTTCTGCTTAACTCTGACGGTGAAAGGTTTATGAAAAAGTATGCCCCAAGAAAGATGGAGCTTGCAGCCAGGGACATTGTTACAAGGGCAATATTTACGGAAATAAGCGAAGGGAAAGGGGTCGAGGGCCCACGAGGTGTGAAGGCCGTCCTCCTCGACACTAGACCAGTAGGCGAGGAAAGGCTAAAGAGCATATATAAAACGTTTAGGGAGAACTCAATACAGTTCCTTGGTAAGGATCCTCTTGAAGAACCAATTCCGGTTCTACCTGCAGCCCATTACTCGATGGGGGGTATTCACGTAATGGGGACAGAACTCAGCACTACGTTAAAGGGCGTCTTCGCTGCTGGGGAAGTGGCAAACGTAAGTTTACATGGCGCAAATAGGCTAGGATCCAACTCTCTTCCAGCCTGTTTAGTGACAGGAAAGTGGGCCGGTAAATCAGCCTTCAACTACGTTATGGCTCTTGACGGAGAACTCATGGACAAACCAGTTGAAGACATAGATAAGTACGTTGAGTCTTCATTTAACGTTGTCAAGAAGGAGAGAGGTGCTGTCACTCCTTACGAGATAAGAAACAAACTTCAGGACGTAATGGAGGAAAAAGTCGGGGTGTTTAGGAACGAAAGAGATCTGATGGAAGCAATAAAGACAATAAGAGATCTCAAGGAAGCCTCAAGGGACATGTACGTGAGAGACAGAGCGTTTGAATATAATCTGGAGTGGGTTCACGCTCACGAAGTCCTTAATTTGCTGGATCTTGCTGAGGTGATAGCAACCTCTGCTCTTTACAGAAAGGAGTCTAGAGGGGCTCACTTCAGACAGGACTTCCCTTCCAGGGATGACGGAAATTTCCTAAAGCATAGTCTTGCATCATACACTAGGGATGGCCCATTGGTTTCCTACGTTCCCGTGACCGTAACGAAATGGAAACCTACGGAGAGGGTGTACTGA
- a CDS encoding Ldh family oxidoreductase: MKLRAGELKDTVMEILNKRNVESADVIADHMVEAELRGHSSHGVQRLIPLVKGVELGTIRSKLEYKVLEETKTSKLIDAMGSVGMVIWNKLIQEKFEDPISIISTRNASHIGFLGYYTEKLARRGLVSIMFGNAEPAVVFPGSAKRVLSTTPISISIPYDPPIVLDMALSATSRGKIIEANRKGLKLEPGLAVDENGNYTLDPDKALKGGILPLGGVKGFYLMLLLELVTSFLSGCAVGPDVRGVLNTENPPNKGEVLIVINPSYFAHNTESIIKLRTILNMELPGEHSQKIKKLKLVEGVNIDDELWTNLINLRDKVPYFTSN; this comes from the coding sequence ATGAAATTAAGGGCTGGAGAACTAAAGGACACAGTAATGGAAATCTTAAACAAGAGGAATGTGGAATCGGCTGATGTCATTGCCGACCATATGGTAGAAGCTGAACTCCGTGGTCACTCGTCTCATGGAGTTCAGAGATTGATCCCATTGGTCAAGGGAGTGGAATTGGGTACTATAAGAAGTAAACTGGAGTATAAGGTACTGGAAGAAACAAAGACCTCCAAGTTAATAGATGCCATGGGAAGCGTTGGAATGGTAATTTGGAATAAATTAATCCAGGAGAAGTTTGAGGATCCAATTTCAATAATTTCCACAAGGAATGCTTCCCATATAGGGTTCTTAGGTTACTATACGGAGAAGTTGGCCAGGAGAGGACTTGTTTCCATAATGTTTGGTAACGCTGAGCCCGCAGTGGTATTTCCAGGAAGCGCTAAAAGGGTCCTTTCCACTACTCCCATTTCCATCTCCATACCATATGACCCACCCATAGTCTTGGACATGGCCCTCTCGGCGACCTCCAGAGGAAAGATAATCGAGGCCAATAGAAAAGGACTTAAACTAGAGCCAGGATTAGCGGTAGACGAGAATGGAAATTACACCTTGGATCCAGACAAGGCGCTAAAGGGAGGTATACTCCCTCTTGGTGGAGTTAAGGGATTCTATCTTATGCTACTCCTTGAGTTAGTTACATCCTTTCTAAGCGGTTGTGCCGTAGGACCTGACGTGAGGGGAGTTCTGAATACCGAGAACCCTCCCAACAAGGGTGAAGTTTTGATAGTCATAAATCCATCCTACTTTGCCCATAATACAGAGAGCATTATCAAGTTGAGAACAATTCTAAATATGGAGCTCCCTGGTGAACATTCTCAAAAAATAAAAAAATTGAAACTTGTTGAAGGTGTGAATATCGATGACGAGCTGTGGACAAACCTGATTAACCTGAGGGACAAGGTTCCTTATTTCACATCAAATTAG